One Triticum dicoccoides isolate Atlit2015 ecotype Zavitan chromosome 4B, WEW_v2.0, whole genome shotgun sequence genomic window carries:
- the LOC119291751 gene encoding transcription factor bHLH144-like, giving the protein MQGGPGYGYGGYGYGAGYDMTGYGNGGAYYTNDRYPTPAPAPAAYEDPLAGRRQHDFPAPLTGLEFQPSDACPKNYVIFDQTYDRSRVMYNPSLPNNFGSSGGYDQHGNNGGYDHNYSGGHDGGKCSTGQKEDSDEIDALMSSWDGEEEDDVLSTGRTSGCRGDGSPDSTCSPGYVVSVSPSGGGGGERKKNRMKKMMKTLKGIIPGGDRMDTPAALDEAVKYLKSLKVEAKKHGVRGSRS; this is encoded by the coding sequence ATGCAGGGAGGTCCAGGCTACGGGTACGGCGGCTACGGCTACGGTGCCGGCTATGACATGACCGGGTACGGCAACGGCGGAGCGTACTACACCAACGACCGGTACCCCACGCCGGCACCGGCGCCGGCTGCCTATGAGGACCCGCTCGCCGGTCGGAGGCAGCACGACTTCCCGGCGCCGCTCACCGGGCTCGAGTTCCAGCCGTCGGATGCCTGCCCCAAGAACTACGTCATCTTTGATCAGACCTACGACCGGAGCAGGGTCATGTACAACCCGTCGCTGCCCAACAACTTCGGTTCCTCCGGGGGCTATGACCAGCACGGCAACAACGGCGGCTATGATCACAACTACAGCGGCGGCCACGACGGCGGTAAATGCTCGACTGGGCAGAAGGAGGACAGCGACGAGATCGACGCGCTGATGAGCTCCTGGgacggcgaggaggaagacgacgtgcTGAGCACGGGTCGCACTTCAGGGTGCCGCGGCGACGGCTCCCCGGACTCCACGTGCTCCCCCGGGTACGTGGTGAGCGTCAGCCCGAGTGGCGGCGGGGGTGGCGAGAGGAAGAAAAAccggatgaagaagatgatgaagacgcTCAAGGGGATCATCCCCGGCGGCGACCGGATGGACACTCCCGCCGCCCTCGACGAGGCCGTCAAGTACCTCAAGTCGCTCAAGGTGGAGGCCAAGAAGCACGGGGTGCGCGGATCAAGAAGCTAG